The region CTGCCCAGGCAAAACACCTGGATAGCAATCTTTTGGTTGATGCATGCCACGTCTGGGCAGCGGAACGCAACACCTATGTtattgccgcgttcaaaacagcTGGGAACGCAGAActgacttcagtgcattcaagactaCTGCAATTTATGTATAAACAAGACTTCTTGCAACATCTCTGCATATCTGGCATGGAATCCCACAACATAGACACAGTAAACCAGAACTTgtcactattttattttatttatttacagaggaCAATCtcaaaaagttaaatattaaaaatgtGGCAGTATTACAAAACTACTCTTGGGAAAAGGAGAATACATTTTATCCTTTTGAAGCATACATACTGTAGGTTACTAGCCAATTCAAAAAAAGTTACCAAAAATAAGAGTACAACTTCACCACTGATAATGGCATTAAGTGAATCACAGCAAATAGTCTGGCAATCTTAGTTGTGGGGGAACAGTCTCGATCCTTCAGAAATTACAAAAGGCTTGACAGATTCATGTGTTGTATAATTCAAAATTCTGTATCTAGCATAATCATTATAAATCTAGATATAGGCTTCCATTTCCTGATTGGCTCCTAAAACAGGTTGTGGGATGGTTGTCTGTTGTAATGCAAGACCAAAGCATGATGGCCCCATCATCATTACATAGTCATCTGGCATGTCCATGTATGCTACAGTAATAGACGTGGGAAAAGTGGAGGGATGTACAAAGGTCCGAGGCCAACACTCAACATCTGCTCTTCCTTACAAGTAAACATCATGAGCAGTCCTCTAGAACCATCTCTTAATTACATCCTTACTGATTTATTGTAACTGAGGGTATACCCTGGAAAAAATAACAcgtagttaaaaaaaaagaagctatatCTAACTGGACTGACAGACCAAAATGTCATGTTGAGTTGGACTGATGCGCTGTAGATTCCTAAGTTTTCCTTCAGCCTCCATGAAACTCAAACGTACTCCTTGCTGCTGCTGGGGGGACGAGTGGAGGCGATGGGGTATTTGACCTTAGGTTTTCCCTTGGGGCAGGTTGCTGCGAGCATGGCACCGCCAATTATGTCCAGGAATGCTCCAGCCCAGGCAATGAAGATGGCTGATCCAAACTCATACCTAGAAGATGAGGGTTTGTGTTGGCAACAGTATCTGTACAATGACATGCATAACAGAAAAATGGAAAGCAACTTCCAGCATTCAACAACGCCATCAAGACAGTGAATTAAATATTCCAGGTGATAAGAGGGGCACTAAAGGGAAGGTAGCCAAAGAGAGATTCAGTAGTACTTACTTGGAGTTGACGGGGGCGAATGGGTTGTAGAACTCCTTGATGATGTTGTTAGCATACCACGAGCAGGCGATAGTTGCACACAGAGCTATGGAGAGGAACGAAATGTTAGCGGTTAAACCATCAGAGCATCAAGAGCCAATGACATCTGCCAATTTCAAGGTAACGCACATCCAATCAGCAGGACGATGCCGCCGGTCATGGCGATGCGAGACTTCTTGTTTTTGTCATCTCCCCCACAGTTGGTGCACTTCATTCCCATGGTGGCCACACCCAGTCCAGCCACAGTCACAATGATGCCCACGATCATCAGGGCACGGGTTGCCTGGAGTGCAGCTGGAAAGTTGGGGAGGACAGGGTTAATACACCAGGATATCCCTTTAGGGTGGCAAACAAATAATTTATGGGGCATTACATGGCCCTCCTTTTCTGTTTTTCTCCCCAACTGAGATAAGTTAGTTTGATAGGGGAAGTCGATGTGGATGGTTGAGTGAATAAATGACCATGTTAATTGACAAATGTTTGATTTATCCAACCAAATAATTTGAATTTAGCCACAAGTTTCAGTTATtggaataaaatgtttttaacgcAGTTAGGTGTGTTTAGCACTCATAGCCAGGTTATTGAATCCTGAGAGCAATGTAGKCACAAACAATACATGCAAACTAAACACTGATATTCTCCGTCTTTGCCTCAACCACTCCCTCTCCCAATGCACCTCTAGTCAGGTGCAACAGAAACCGGCTTCAACCGGAAACCCCCATGAGGGTGAAGTGTGCGCCACCCCTCCCCctctggctcagttggtaagtcAGGAACCAGTCAGACCAGTCATGAGAAAGACGGGGAGTTGGGTTTCACTATGAGGGACTTCCTCTCTATTGGCTAGCTAGACCCTCCCACAGCAGGTAGATCTCGCTTTAGGTTACAAGTGACATTCACAAGTTCCCAAATCAAAATGGCTGTCTTGACAGCAAAGTTATTTAATATGGCCTCATAACCCCCACAAACGAGTCAGGAAACATTTAGACAACATACCGACGTCTGAAACTATGCATTTCTGAAAAGCTCCAGTTCCACAGATCACAATTGGCATGAGAAAAACAGTACACCGCAATCCTCACTTACCAGGAACGCATGAGGAACTTTAAATAAGCAGTTGGCACAACCTAATGAATTTCTACAGTTCCTCATATCTGGTAATTCTCCACCTTCCTGCTATCAGTGCAATGAAATTGACATCAAGCTATTTATTTACTTGTTACATTCACCACTGGTTTGATTACAATGCGTTTATCAGACATGGCTTGTGTTCATGTTTGCAGATATGATAAAGCATACAAGCAAAAGGGTATAAGAGATAAAGCTATATTGTTTTATAGACTCCTTATCAAATGAGTTGATACACAAGTCAAACAGTGGTTTTACAGCCACTAAAACTACTATACAGTCAGGGAGTTCAAGCAGCTCAATGCCTGAGAGCATAGTCTTTACAGGTGCACTTTTGCAGAAGTGTGAAAATA is a window of Salvelinus sp. IW2-2015 linkage group LG5, ASM291031v2, whole genome shotgun sequence DNA encoding:
- the LOC111964128 gene encoding claudin-7-B, translated to MANSGLQILGFALSLLGLIGLIVGTILPQWKMSAYVGDNIITAVSMYQGLWMSCAFQSTGQIQCKVYDSILQLDTALQATRALMIVGIIVTVAGLGVATMGMKCTNCGGDDKNKKSRIAMTGGIVLLIGSLCATIACSWYANNIIKEFYNPFAPVNSKYEFGSAIFIAWAGAFLDIIGGAMLAATCPKGKPKVKYPIASTRPPSSSKEYV